A genomic stretch from Magnetovibrio sp. includes:
- the truA gene encoding tRNA pseudouridine(38-40) synthase TruA: MVRYRLTVEYDGGPFVGWQRQDTGLGVQQVVEDAIPAFSGEHPRVHCAGRTDAGVHAYGQVIHFDLARTDMNAKTVRDALNHHMKPRPVSIVEVEIVDENFHARFSATERAYLYRILNRRARPAIERGHVWWVAQPLNAEAMHAAAQVLVGRHDFTTFRATMCQAKSPIKTLNELTVSRSGDEIRIKARARSFLHHQVRNLVGTLRLVGEGKWTADDLKAALDAKDRAAGGPTAPPDGLYLMRVGYDPFTSDDEI; encoded by the coding sequence ATGGTTCGATATCGGTTAACAGTTGAATATGACGGCGGCCCGTTTGTCGGCTGGCAGAGGCAGGACACCGGCCTCGGCGTGCAGCAGGTGGTGGAGGACGCAATTCCCGCGTTCAGCGGCGAACACCCGCGCGTCCATTGCGCCGGGCGCACCGACGCGGGCGTTCATGCCTATGGCCAAGTGATTCATTTTGACCTCGCGCGCACGGATATGAACGCAAAGACCGTGCGTGACGCCCTCAATCACCATATGAAACCGCGCCCGGTCAGCATCGTCGAAGTCGAGATCGTCGATGAGAACTTTCATGCGCGCTTTTCGGCGACGGAGCGCGCATACCTCTACCGTATTCTCAATCGCCGCGCCCGTCCGGCGATCGAGCGCGGTCACGTGTGGTGGGTGGCGCAGCCGTTGAACGCCGAAGCCATGCACGCGGCCGCGCAAGTACTGGTCGGACGACACGATTTCACCACCTTTCGCGCCACCATGTGTCAAGCCAAATCGCCCATCAAGACCTTGAATGAATTGACGGTATCGCGCAGCGGCGACGAAATCCGCATCAAGGCGCGGGCCCGGTCGTTCTTGCACCATCAGGTGCGCAATCTGGTCGGCACGCTCAGGCTGGTGGGCGAGGGCAAATGGACGGCGGACGACCTCAAGGCGGCGCTTGACGCCAAAGACCGCGCCGCGGGCGGTCCCACTGCGCCGCCGGACGGCCTGTATCTGATGCGCGTTGGCTATGATCCGTTTACGAGCGATGATGAGATATAG